In Triplophysa rosa linkage group LG7, Trosa_1v2, whole genome shotgun sequence, the following proteins share a genomic window:
- the tubb1 gene encoding tubulin beta-1 chain → MREIVHLQIGQCGNQIGSKFWEVISDEHGINRVGAYEGDMDLQLERVNVYFNEAHGGKYVPRALLVDLEPGTMDSVRGSHIGQLFRPDNFIHGNSGAGNNWAKGHYTEGAELVEQVVDRVRNEAESCDCMQGFQFVHSLGGGTGSGMGTLIINKIREEYPDRIMNSFSIMPSPKVSDTVVEPYNATLSIHQLIENTDETYCIDNEALYDICFRTLKLTTPTYGDLNHLVSLTMSGVTTSLRFPGQLNADLRKLAVNMVPFPRLHFFMTGFAPLTARGSQQYRALTVPELTQQMFDTRNMMTACDPRRGRYLTVAGMFRGLMSTKEVDEQMLAIQQKNSNYFVDWIPHNVKVAVCNIPPRGLKMASTFIGNNTAIQEIFKRIGEQFTLMFRRKAFLHWYTGEGMDELEFTEAECNMNDLVSEYQQYQDATADQEWEAEDEVTEEEGLSSAVQSTRVEIKTEVVTETSVGE, encoded by the exons ATGCGTGAGATTGTTCATCTGCAGATCGGCCAGTGTGGGAATCAGATCGGCTCAAAG TTCTGGGAGGTGATCAGTGATGAACATGGCATTAACAGAGTGGGAGCATATGAAGGTGACATGGACCTTCAGCTGGAGAGGGTCAATGTTTACTTCAATGAAGCACATG GTGGGAAATATGTTCCAAGAGCTTTGCTCGTGGACCTGGAGCCAGGCACAATGGACAGTGTGAGGGGCAGTCACATAGGACAGCTCTTCAGACCAGACAATTTTATACACG GGAATTCTGGAGCTGGCAATAACTGGGCCAAAGGGCACTATACGGAGGGTGCGGAACTCGTGGAGCAGGTTGTCGATCGCGTCCGCAATGAAGCCGAGAGCTGCGACTGCATGCAGGGTTTTCAGTTTGTGCACTCCCTGGGCGGCGGCACCGGTTCCGGAATGGGTACCCTCATCATCAATAAGATCCGAGAAGAATATCCCGACCGCATCATGAATAGTTTTAGCATTATGCCCTCACCAAAAGTGTCTGATACAGTGGTGGAACCCTACAACGCAACACTGTCTATTCACCAACTAATTGAGAATACAGATGAGACGTATTGCATTGATAATGAAGCGCTGTACGACATCTGCTTCCGTACTCTCAAACTCACCACACCGACCTATGGAGATCTCAACCACCTTGTATCCCTAACAATGAGCGGGGTCACCACCTCCCTCCGCTTTCCGGGACAACTGAACGCTGACCTTCGGAAGCTGGCCGTCAACATGGTGCCCTTCCCGCGTCTCCATTTCTTCATGACGGGCTTTGCGCCTCTCACGGCACGTGGTAGTCAACAGTACCGCGCCCTCACGGTGCCCGAGCTCACCCAGCAGATGTTTGACACCCGGAACATGATGACCGCCTGCGACCCACGTCGAGGACGATACCTGACCGTGGCGGGCATGTTCCGCGGCCTCATGTCCACCAAAGAGGTTGATGAGCAGATGCTTGCCATTCAGCAGAAGAACAGCAACTACTTTGTAGATTGGATCCCTCACAACGTCAAAGTGGCCGTTTGCAACATTCCGCCACGTGGCCTCAAAATGGCGTCTACCTTTATAGGAAACAACACTGCCATCCAGGAGATTTTTAAACGCATAGGGGAGCAGTTTACTTTGATGTTTCGACGTAAGGCCTTCCTGCACTGGTACACGGGAGAGGGCATGGATGAGCTGGAGTTCACAGAGGCTGAGTGCAACATGAATGATCTGGTTTCAGAGTACCAGCAATACCAGGATGCCACGGCTGATCAGGAGTGGGAAGCAGAAGATGAAGTTACAGAAGAGGAAGGCCTGTCGTCAGCAGTGCAGAGCACCAGAGTGGAGATAAAGACTGAGGTGGTTACTGAAACGTCTGTCGGGGAATGA
- the atp5f1e gene encoding ATP synthase subunit epsilon, mitochondrial — translation MVAYWRQAGLSYIRYSAICARVVRAALKPQFKVEAVKNAETNVKVTKLKIA, via the exons ATGGTTGCGTACTGGAGACAAGCAGGGCTGAG TTACATCAGGTACTCGGCCATCTGCGCCAGGGTCGTTCGAGCAGCTCTGAAGCCACAGTTCAAAGTGGAAGCCGTTAAAAACGCAGAAACCAACGTGAAGGTCACTAAACTGAAGATTGCGTGA
- the chmp4ba gene encoding charged multivesicular body protein 4b, with product MSVFAKLFGSGGKGGKSASPQDAIQRLRETEEMLTKKQEFLEKKIEQELMTAKKNGTKNKRAALQALKRKKRYEKQLAQIDGTLSTIEFQREALENAHTNTEVIKNMGFAAKAMKMAHDNMDIDKVDELMQDITEQQELAQEISDAISKPVEFGEEFDEDELLAELEELEQEELDKNLLEIGGTENVPLPNVPSTSLPSRPAKKKEEEDEDDMKDLEAWAAN from the exons ATGTCTGTGTTTGCGAAGTTGTTTGGGAGCGGTGGAAAAGGGGGGAAATCTGCGAGCCCCCAAGATGCTATTCAGCGACTCCGAGAGACTGAGGAAATGTTGACGAAGAAACAGGAATTTCTGGAGAAAAAGATCGAGCAAGAGCTCATGACGGCAAAGAAAAACGGGACAAAGAACAAAAGAG CTGCTTTACAGGCCTTGAAGCGTAAGAAACGATATGAGAAGCAGTTAGCTCAGATCGATGGCACCCTTTCTACCATTGAGTTCCAGCGGGAGGCGCTAGAGAATGCTCACACTAATACAGAGGTCATCAAGAATATGGGCTTCGCCGCTAAGGCCATGAAGATGGCTCACGATAACAT GGACATTGACAAAGTGGATGAACTCATGCAGGACATCACAGAACAGCAGGAGCTGGCTCAAGAAATTTCAGACGCGATCTCAAAGCCTGTCGAGTTTGGGGAGGAATTCGATGAG GATGAGCTGCTGGCCGAACTGGAGGAGCTGGAGCAGGAAGAGCTGGACAAGAACCTTCTGGAGATCGGAGGCACGGAGAATGTACCATTGCCCAATGTGCCATCCACATCCTTACCTTCCAGACCGG CAAAGAAGAAGGAAGAAGAGGATGAGGATGACATGAAAGATCTGGAAGCATGGGCTGCAAATTAA
- the ahcy gene encoding adenosylhomocysteinase — protein sequence MSEKLPFKVADISLAEWGRKSIEIAENEMPGLMKMRELYSQSKPLKGARIAGCLHMTLQTAVLIETLIALGAEVQWSSCNIFSTQDHAASAIAKAGIPVYAWKGETDEEYVWCIEQTIYFKDGQPLNMILDDGGDLTNLVHQKYPKLLAGIKGVSEETTTGVHNLYKMLKKGELKVPAINVNDSVTKSKFDNLYGCRESLIDGIKRATDVMIAGKVAVVAGYGDVGKGCVQALRGFGARVIVTEIDPINALQAAMEGYEVTTMDEACKEGNIFVTTTGCEDILLGRHFEQMKDDSIVCNIGHFDCEIDVKWLNDNAAEKVNIKAQVDRYRMKNGRHIIVLAEGRLVNLGCAMGHPSFVMSNSFTNQVLAQIELWTNTSKYPLGVYFLPKKLDEQVAAAHLDKLGVKLTKLTEKQAKYLGLPHEGPFKPDHYRY from the exons ATGTCCGAGAAGCTTCCGTTCAAAGTTG CTGATATCAGCTTGGCCGAATGGGGACGCAAATCCATCGAAATAGCCGAGAATGAGATGCCCGGTCTGATGAAAATGAGGGAGCTTTACAGCCAGTCCAAACCCCTGAAAGGCGCACGGATCGCGGGCTGCCTTCACATGACCCTTCAGACCGCCGTGCTCATTGAAACCCTTATTGCCCTGGGAGCTGAG GTCCAGTGGTCCAGCTGTAACATATTCTCCACCCAGGATCACGCAGCGTCTGCCATTGCGAAAGCCGGCATTCCAG TGTATGCCTGGAAGGGAGAAACTGATGAGGAATATGtgtggtgtattgaacagaccATCTACTTCAAAGACGGTCAGCCCCTTAACATGATCCTCGATGATGGTGGTGATCTGACCAATCTGGTGCACCAGAAATATCCCAAACTGCTTGCAG GAATCAAGGGCGTCTCTGAGGAGACCACGACAGGAGTTCACAACCTCTACAAGATGTTGAAGAAAGGAGAACTCAAAGTTCCAGCCATCAATGTCAACGACTCTGTTACCAAG AGTAAGTTTGACAACTTGTACGGCTGCCGCGAGTCTTTGATTGACGGCATCAAGAGAGCCACGGATGTGATGATCGCGGGGAAGGTGGCGGTGGTCGCGGGCTACGGCGATGTCGGTAAAGGGTGCGTTCAGGCTCTTCGGGGATTTGGCGCCCGTGTCATCGTCACTGAGATCGATCCCATCAACGCTCTTCAGGCGGCCATGGAGG GCTATGAGGTGACCACCATGGATGAGGCCTGCAAGGAGGGCAACATCTTTGTGACAACCACTGGCTGTGAGGACATTCTCCTTGGCAG ACACTTTGAGCAAATGAAGGATGACTCCATCGTCTGCAACATTGGACACTTCGACTGCGAGATCGATGTGAAATGGCTCAATGACAACGCAGCCGAGAAGGTCAACATTAAAGCTCAG GTCGATCGTTACCGTATGAAAAACGGCCGTCACATTATTGTTCTGGCTGAGGGACGTCTGGTGAACCTGGGCTGTGCCATGGGCCATCCGAGCTTCGTAATGAGCAACTCGTTCACCAATCAGGTCCTTGCCCAGATTGAGctgtggaccaacaccagcaaaTACCCACTGGGTGTCTACTTCCTGCCTAAGAAG CTGGACGAACAGGTCGCCGCGGCCCACTTGGACAAACTCGGCGTCAAGCTGACCAAACTCACAGAGAAGCAAGCCAAATACCTGGGTCTGCCGCACGAGGGTCCCTTCAAACCTGACCACTATCGCTACTGA
- the asip1 gene encoding agouti signaling protein 1, with protein MNPSLLLCCLVLCLACCVSVHTHMLMEDKQNSNQTTISEHLKNQTDTPPVLIVGLSKTPKKNKKSEKKPKKNKYSSRVKKPPPPPNCVPLWGSCKGPSAVCCEPCAFCHCRLFKTVCYCRMGYPKC; from the exons ATGAATCCGTCATTGTTGCTGTGCTGTTTGGTGCTCTGTTTAGCCTGCTGTGtatcagtacacacacacatgcttatGGAGGACAAACAAAACTCCAATCAAACAACCATCAGCGAACATCTAAAAAACCAAACAGATACACCACCAGTGCTTATTGTGG GGCTGTCAAAAACACCTAAGAAGAATAAGAAATCagaaaagaaaccaaaaaag AACAAATACAGCAGCCGCGTAAAGAAGCCTCCGCCCCCGCCGAACTGCGTCCCGCTGTGGGGAAGCTGCAAAGGTCCGAGCGCGGTGTGCTGCGAGCCGTGCGCCTTCTGCCACTGCCGCCTCTTCAAGACCGTCTGCTACTGCCGCATGGGATACCCCAAATGCTGA
- the eif2s2 gene encoding eukaryotic translation initiation factor 2 subunit 2, which translates to MSEDEMIFDPTMTKKKKKKKKPFMVDEDGGEADDGQQLETKETEADGVEEKEFEIDEEEGRKKEPSDDLDDLNFLNQKKKKKKSKKEKIFDAELEEGMKELNIEVEPSETVEDDDLMLPAKKKKSRKVKDFQDDTDILGKEDGVEDDDSKNTDDITFSTQTGPAWAGSERDYTYDELLNRVFNIMREKNPDMVAGEKRKFVMKPPQVVRVGTKKTSFVNFTDICKLLHRQPKHLLAFLLAELGTCGSIDGNNQLVIKGRFQQKQIENVLRRYIKEYVTCHTCRSPDTILQKDTRLYFLQCETCHSRCSVASIKTGFQAVTGKRAQLRAKAN; encoded by the exons ATGTCGGAAGACGAG ATGATTTTTGACCCAACTATgaccaagaagaagaagaaaaagaagaagccTTTCATGGTTGATGAAGACGGTGGTGAGGCAGATGATGGACAGCAACTGGAGACAAAAGAGACAGAGGCTGATGGAGTAGAGGAAAAAGAGTTTGAAATTGATGAGGAAGAGGGGAGGAAAAAAG AGCCATCAGACGACCTGGACGACCTGAACTTCCTTAaccagaagaaaaagaaaaagaagtcCAAGAAAGAAAAGATCTTTGATGCTGAGCTTGAAGAAGGGATGAAG GAGCTGAATATTGAAGTGGAGCCGTCAGAAACAGTAGAGGACGATGACTTGATGCTGCCAGCTAAGAAAAAAAAATCGAGAAAAGTTAAAGATTTCCAGGACGATACAGACATTCTAGGGAAAGAAGATG GTGTTGAAGACGATGACAGTAAAAATACAGATGACATCACATTCAGCACACAGACAGGCCCTGCCTGGGCTGGATCAGAAAGAGATTACACATATGATGAG CTTCTAAACAGAGTCTTTAACATCATGCGAGAAAAAAATCCAGACATGGTCGCTGGAGAAAAGAGGAAGTTCGTGATGAAGCCGCCTCAGGTCGTCAGAGTCGGCACAAAAAAGACATCTTTTGTCAACTTCACAGACATCTGCAAACT gtTGCATCGACAGCCAAAACATCTTTTGGCGTTTTTGCTGGCTGAGTTAGGTACATG TGGGTCCATAGATGGAAATAATCAGCTCGTTATCAAAGGCAGATTCCAGCAGAAACAGATAGAAAATGTCTTACGAAGATATATAA AGGAGTACGTGACATGCCACACGTGTCGGTCTCCCGACACCATCTTGCAGAAGGACACACGTCTGTACTTCCTGCAGTGCGAGACGTGTCATTCTCGCTGCTCGGTCGCCAGCATCAAGACCGGTTTCCAGGCCGTAACGGGCAAGAGAGCGCAGCTGCGTGCCAAAGCCAACTAA